The following proteins are encoded in a genomic region of Pseudomonas sp. Os17:
- a CDS encoding AraC family transcriptional regulator has protein sequence MPPKGHEKIVRRSIPGLPSLPRPVYGRTESLPNRALTRRHSHPWVQLSYAIQGVLEIQTLGGRFVAPPQRAVWIPAGVPHRVFSSPRTEMRSLYLDCSVTAWAATDSCQVLAVSSLLRELIRAFSELPVEYVEDSADGRLAQVLLDQLAAAPQLDLMLPLPLDPRLRTIYRSLQAHPEQPTTLGQWSQKLGVTEKTLSRLFLKDTGLTFRAWRQRLRLLGALTPLEQGERVTDVALACGYDSTSAFIAAFRQQFDATPGEFFRDL, from the coding sequence ATGCCGCCTAAAGGACATGAAAAGATCGTCCGCCGCAGTATTCCCGGGCTGCCGAGTCTGCCGCGACCGGTGTACGGGCGCACCGAATCCTTGCCCAACCGGGCCCTGACCCGGCGCCACAGTCACCCCTGGGTGCAATTGTCCTATGCGATCCAGGGCGTGCTGGAGATCCAGACCCTTGGCGGACGCTTTGTTGCCCCGCCACAGCGCGCGGTGTGGATTCCCGCCGGGGTGCCGCACCGGGTGTTCAGCTCGCCGCGCACCGAAATGCGCAGCCTGTACCTGGATTGCAGCGTCACCGCCTGGGCGGCCACCGACAGCTGCCAGGTGCTGGCGGTCAGCAGCCTGTTGCGGGAACTGATCCGCGCCTTCAGCGAATTGCCGGTGGAGTATGTCGAGGACAGCGCCGACGGCCGCCTGGCCCAGGTGCTGCTGGACCAGCTGGCTGCCGCGCCGCAACTGGACCTGATGCTGCCGCTGCCCCTGGACCCGCGCTTGCGCACGATCTACCGCAGCCTGCAGGCGCACCCGGAGCAGCCGACCACCCTGGGTCAATGGAGCCAGAAGCTCGGGGTTACGGAGAAGACCCTCAGCCGCCTGTTTCTCAAGGACACCGGGCTGACCTTTCGCGCCTGGCGCCAACGCTTGCGCCTGCTCGGCGCCCTGACCCCGCTGGAGCAGGGCGAGCGGGTCACCGATGTGGCCCTGGCCTGCGGCTATGACTCGACCTCGGCGTTTATCGCCGCGTTTCGCCAACAGTTCGACGCCACCCCCGGCGAGTTCTTCCGCGACCTCTGA
- a CDS encoding bile acid:sodium symporter family protein produces the protein MTRSRLLPDNFTLTLIGVVLLASFLPASGQVAVGFGWLTNLAIGLLFFLHGAKLSREAIIAGAGHWRLHLLVFSLTFILFPVLGLALKPLLSPLVGNDLYLGMLYLCALPATVQSAIAFTSLARGNIPAAICSAAASSLFGIFLTPLLVTLLLNVHGDGGSTLDAIIKISVQLLLPFIAGQIARRWIGAWVGRNKHWLRFVDQGSILLVVYGAFSEAVNEGIWHQIPLWELGGLVVACCILLALVLLASSFLGKLFGFDQEDRITILFCGSKKSLATGVPMAQVLFAGSTMGVLILPLMLFHQIQLMVCAVLAQRYAKRPESVAELMGQVDP, from the coding sequence ATGACTCGCTCACGTCTTTTGCCCGACAACTTCACCCTGACCCTGATCGGCGTGGTCCTGCTGGCCAGCTTCCTGCCGGCCAGCGGCCAGGTGGCGGTCGGTTTCGGCTGGCTGACCAACCTCGCCATCGGCCTGCTGTTCTTCCTCCACGGTGCCAAGCTGTCGCGGGAGGCGATCATCGCCGGGGCCGGCCACTGGCGCCTGCATCTGCTGGTGTTCAGCCTGACCTTCATCCTGTTTCCGGTCCTGGGGCTGGCGCTCAAGCCGCTGCTGTCGCCGCTGGTGGGCAACGACCTGTACCTGGGCATGCTGTATCTGTGCGCGCTGCCGGCCACGGTGCAATCGGCGATCGCCTTCACCTCCCTGGCCCGGGGCAATATCCCGGCGGCCATCTGCAGCGCCGCGGCGTCGAGCCTGTTCGGCATCTTCCTCACCCCGCTCCTGGTGACCCTGCTGCTGAACGTGCACGGCGATGGCGGCTCGACCCTGGATGCGATCATCAAGATCAGCGTGCAGTTGCTGCTGCCATTCATCGCCGGGCAGATCGCCCGGCGCTGGATCGGCGCCTGGGTCGGGCGCAACAAGCACTGGCTGCGCTTCGTCGACCAGGGCTCGATCCTGCTGGTGGTCTACGGCGCCTTCAGCGAGGCGGTGAACGAAGGCATCTGGCACCAGATCCCGCTGTGGGAACTGGGCGGGCTGGTGGTGGCCTGCTGCATCCTCCTGGCCCTGGTGCTGCTGGCCTCGAGCTTTCTCGGCAAGCTGTTCGGCTTCGACCAGGAAGACCGCATCACCATCCTCTTCTGCGGCTCGAAAAAGAGCCTGGCCACCGGCGTGCCCATGGCCCAGGTGCTGTTCGCCGGCAGCACCATGGGCGTGCTGATTCTGCCCCTGATGCTGTTCCACCAGATCCAGCTGATGGTCTGCGCGGTGCTGGCCCAGCGCTACGCCAAGCGCCCGGAATCGGTGGCCGAGCTGATGGGCCAGGTCGACCCGTAA